A region from the Rickettsiales bacterium genome encodes:
- a CDS encoding bifunctional DNA primase/polymerase → MFKSMLNKIEQTTESVSIPHDFSEILETSDSPPAVFFCGSGLSCKLVDSVGSLVEKCEDAARSLNCGILERTPENKDQYLYLWAEDIEGQLKNANEPFPKLRIAESLGLLDDEKWLGNTATRIPLSKHSARHRIIARFAREKIWKNLWTLNWDCFLEKALQCTGFVNSTENGIERLVPWPVHYKTRITLDDAKNLNDEIVIFKPNGCANALHNATNEIVLSNEAKAQHYIDRFLVTQSELTARDKSLPLNQSFWSNLYVDLENKRLVVVGWSMSEWLMSYNSLHEGALKLAAQGLKVHPLKAKEKVPNSNNGFKDASSDPEQLAAWFGGTDCNIGVRTGNGLVVIDFDPRNGGLESHEEIKGDLPETLRVNTSGGGFHLYFQSDEPIKSGTNVLGNGIDVKAEGG, encoded by the coding sequence GTGTTCAAATCTATGCTTAATAAGATTGAACAAACTACAGAAAGTGTTTCCATTCCTCACGATTTTAGTGAGATTCTGGAGACATCAGATTCACCACCTGCTGTGTTTTTTTGTGGCTCAGGCTTGTCCTGCAAGCTAGTTGATTCTGTTGGGAGCTTAGTAGAAAAATGTGAAGACGCTGCTAGAAGCCTGAACTGCGGTATACTTGAAAGAACGCCTGAGAATAAAGACCAGTACCTTTATTTATGGGCGGAAGATATTGAAGGGCAGCTAAAAAATGCAAACGAACCCTTTCCAAAGCTACGAATTGCGGAATCTCTCGGCTTACTAGATGATGAAAAGTGGTTGGGGAACACAGCGACTCGAATTCCTTTAAGCAAACACTCCGCCAGACATCGCATTATCGCCCGTTTTGCAAGAGAGAAGATTTGGAAAAACCTATGGACGCTCAACTGGGATTGTTTTTTAGAGAAAGCTCTCCAATGTACTGGCTTTGTGAATAGCACGGAGAACGGAATAGAGAGGCTAGTCCCATGGCCTGTTCACTACAAAACCCGTATAACCTTGGATGATGCTAAAAATTTAAACGATGAAATTGTTATTTTTAAGCCTAATGGATGCGCAAATGCACTGCACAATGCAACAAATGAGATTGTGCTTAGTAATGAAGCGAAAGCCCAACACTATATAGACCGCTTCTTAGTAACGCAAAGCGAACTTACTGCTAGGGACAAAAGCTTACCGCTAAATCAATCTTTCTGGTCAAATTTATATGTCGATCTTGAGAACAAGCGATTGGTTGTCGTTGGCTGGAGTATGTCAGAGTGGCTCATGAGTTATAATAGCCTTCATGAAGGAGCTTTAAAACTTGCAGCACAAGGATTAAAAGTCCACCCGCTCAAAGCAAAGGAAAAAGTGCCTAATAGTAACAATGGATTTAAGGATGCGTCTAGTGATCCTGAACAATTAGCTGCTTGGTTTGGAGGAACTGATTGTAATATAGGAGTTCGCACAGGTAATGGCCTTGTGGTTATTGACTTTGACCCTCGTAACGGTGGACTTGAAAGCCATGAGGAAATCAAAGGTGATTTACCTGAAACTCTGCGAGTCAATACAAGTGGTGGTGGCTTTCATCTATACTTTCAATCCGATGAACCTATTAAGTCAGGTACCAATGTCCTAGGTAATGGCATTGATGTGAAGGCAGAGGGCGGCTAG
- a CDS encoding type I restriction endonuclease, with translation MNETELENLCLDWFRECGWDVAHGPDIAPDSRSPLRRDYAQVVLESHVQTAFARINPHLPLECLEQVLVAVSKPESPDLVASNRAFHRMLLEGVPVQYKIDDEIKHDHALLMDFDTQSNNSFYAVNQFTITGTRQPRRPDIICFINGLPIAVLELKSPADENADIWDAYHQIQTYKDEISDLFICNEALVISDGYTARVGSLTAARERFMPWRTIKDEDDKPVVEWELETMVRGFFDPAMLLDYIRFFVLFENDDAAIIKKIAGYHQFHAVREAVNATVVASVGAHKDLRSDIKPNSKKAGVVWHTQGSGKSISMCCYAGMLLQQKEMNNPTLLVVSTNRQNFECL, from the coding sequence ATGAACGAAACTGAATTAGAAAATCTATGCCTTGATTGGTTCCGCGAGTGCGGGTGGGATGTGGCGCATGGCCCCGATATTGCGCCGGATAGCAGATCGCCACTACGTCGTGATTATGCGCAGGTGGTGTTAGAATCGCATGTACAAACTGCATTTGCACGCATCAATCCACATTTGCCATTAGAATGCTTGGAACAGGTTTTGGTGGCAGTAAGCAAGCCAGAAAGCCCGGACCTTGTTGCCAGTAATCGTGCGTTCCACCGGATGCTGCTTGAGGGTGTGCCAGTGCAATATAAAATTGATGATGAAATTAAGCATGACCACGCGTTGCTGATGGATTTTGACACGCAAAGCAACAATAGCTTCTATGCAGTGAATCAATTTACCATCACGGGCACTCGCCAGCCGCGCCGTCCTGACATCATTTGTTTCATTAACGGCCTTCCTATTGCCGTGCTGGAACTAAAAAGCCCGGCTGACGAGAATGCCGATATCTGGGATGCATACCACCAAATCCAAACATACAAAGATGAAATCAGCGATTTGTTTATTTGTAATGAGGCGTTGGTGATTAGCGATGGTTACACGGCGAGAGTTGGATCACTCACCGCTGCCCGAGAGCGATTTATGCCATGGCGCACCATTAAAGATGAAGATGATAAACCGGTGGTGGAGTGGGAACTCGAAACCATGGTTCGGGGCTTTTTTGATCCTGCGATGCTGCTCGATTATATCCGCTTCTTTGTTCTTTTTGAAAATGACGACGCGGCCATTATCAAGAAAATTGCTGGTTATCATCAGTTTCACGCCGTTCGTGAAGCCGTAAATGCAACCGTTGTAGCATCTGTTGGAGCGCATAAAGACCTACGAAGCGATATTAAGCCCAACAGCAAAAAAGCAGGAGTGGTTTGGCATACGCAAGGCTCGGGCAAGAGTATTTCGATGTGCTGCTATGCGGGTATGTTGCTGCAACAGAAGGAAATGAATAACCCAACTTTGCTGGTGGTATCCACCAACAGGCAGAACTTTGAGTGCCTCTAG
- a CDS encoding DUF3644 domain-containing protein, with amino-acid sequence MKSRHNALLDKSLQAALSAIELYNKPNFSYREESFSILMINAWELLLKAKRLKDNNGNLKSLYRIESDNKKDGTPRKRLKYKTNRTGNFETFGIVELLKKEIGDQNLKIQIETLIQIRDNAVHFMNSTKLFEKDFLEIATASLKSYEIMAVEWFNKSLSEFNLSLIPLTFSSPDTFDIENLKNSPDGHKKLLDYLRIQKAKNTEECKHDIALVIDVKFTRSGKGMSVKFDKDGAPIIIDSEESFRNKYPLPYDDLKSALPSRYEDFKFNKTFWDLKKILEKDDKLSGERYLDHTKKTGMKKRYYSSNIYKELDKHYTKNTGAVA; translated from the coding sequence GTGAAGTCCAGGCATAATGCTTTATTAGACAAGTCTCTTCAGGCGGCTCTATCTGCAATCGAATTATACAACAAGCCTAACTTCTCATACCGAGAAGAAAGCTTTTCAATTCTCATGATTAATGCTTGGGAGCTTCTCTTAAAAGCTAAACGACTAAAGGATAATAACGGTAACTTAAAATCATTATACAGGATTGAGTCTGATAATAAGAAAGATGGCACACCGAGAAAGCGATTGAAATACAAAACAAACCGTACAGGTAATTTTGAAACATTCGGCATTGTAGAGCTATTGAAAAAAGAAATAGGTGATCAGAATCTAAAGATTCAAATTGAGACTCTTATTCAAATTAGAGACAATGCTGTTCATTTCATGAATTCAACAAAGCTGTTTGAAAAAGACTTCCTCGAAATTGCCACCGCATCGCTTAAAAGTTATGAGATAATGGCAGTGGAATGGTTCAATAAATCCCTTTCTGAGTTTAACCTCTCTTTAATTCCCCTTACCTTTAGCTCTCCAGATACATTTGATATAGAAAACCTGAAAAACTCGCCTGATGGGCATAAAAAGCTTCTAGATTATCTGAGAATACAAAAAGCTAAAAACACCGAAGAGTGTAAGCACGATATTGCACTTGTTATAGACGTCAAGTTTACACGTAGTGGTAAAGGCATGTCTGTAAAATTTGATAAAGATGGTGCACCTATTATTATTGATTCTGAAGAATCGTTTAGAAACAAATATCCGCTACCTTATGATGATCTAAAAAGTGCGCTACCTTCACGTTATGAGGATTTCAAATTCAATAAAACTTTTTGGGATTTAAAAAAGATACTCGAAAAAGATGATAAACTGTCTGGAGAACGTTATTTAGACCACACAAAGAAAACTGGCATGAAGAAACGCTACTATAGCTCCAACATTTATAAAGAATTAGACAAGCATTACACCAAGAACACAGGGGCTGTCGCATGA
- a CDS encoding restriction endonuclease subunit S, protein MKYDITTLGEYAKVQGGYAYKSSDFQEDGKCPVLKIKNVRFGYVDYQETAFIHESLAESTSNWKTKEGDILISMTGSGPNAPNSLVGRAARVWKNDPDAWINQRVGRLTMKQKESIHPDILFYLLSLSSSQEYLVSNSSGSANQANINGKTIESLPCPKIDYQSSIFISKVLREFDEKIAINQQINQTLEAMAQAVFKSWFVDFEPTRAKITALKAGGTEQDATLAAMTTISGKSPAELATLKTTNPEAYANLQTTATLFPSRLVESELGEIPEGWEAGRIGDVAKIAFR, encoded by the coding sequence ATGAAATACGATATTACTACACTAGGCGAGTACGCAAAGGTACAAGGTGGATACGCATACAAGAGCTCGGATTTCCAGGAAGATGGAAAATGTCCTGTGTTAAAAATCAAGAATGTGCGCTTTGGATATGTCGATTATCAAGAAACAGCTTTTATTCATGAATCTTTAGCAGAGAGCACAAGCAACTGGAAAACAAAAGAAGGAGACATTCTAATATCAATGACAGGCTCTGGTCCAAATGCTCCAAATTCCTTGGTTGGCAGAGCGGCGCGAGTTTGGAAAAATGACCCTGATGCGTGGATAAACCAACGCGTTGGTCGACTCACAATGAAACAAAAAGAGTCGATTCATCCTGACATTCTTTTTTACCTTCTTTCTCTCTCTTCTAGCCAAGAGTATCTCGTTTCCAACTCATCAGGCAGCGCTAATCAGGCAAATATAAATGGTAAAACCATAGAATCGTTACCATGCCCTAAAATTGATTATCAGAGCAGTATTTTTATATCTAAGGTACTGCGAGAATTTGATGAAAAAATCGCCATTAACCAGCAGATCAACCAGACGCTGGAGGCGATGGCGCAGGCGGTGTTTAAGAGTTGGTTTGTGGATTTTGAACCCACCCGCGCGAAAATAACCGCGCTGAAAGCTGGCGGCACAGAGCAAGACGCAACGCTCGCCGCCATGACCACCATCAGCGGCAAATCCCCCGCCGAGCTAGCCACCTTAAAAACCACCAACCCCGAAGCCTACGCCAACCTCCAAACCACCGCCACCCTCTTCCCCTCCCGCTTGGTGGAAAGCGAACTAGGCGAGATACCAGAGGGTTGGGAGGCGGGAAGGATTGGCGATGTTGCCAAAATTGCTTTCAGGTGA
- a CDS encoding TIGR02391 family protein produces MTTTTVNIQLSDNAVKWIVGGAVVLGALWLIRELYKDQNLQLPSEAQTFSRLPELQPQSFDDIQYAPSIKKEVATLFAVNQCSEAVFKAAKCLFDLIRSRSGVHDADATHLIDKAFGKDGPLQFEGVTEPHIKNIGSGLVDGLRFIAKFCRRIPAHSNQEMPPQAALIQINLICWFADQIEQHTTIDKTSICVEVA; encoded by the coding sequence ATGACCACGACCACCGTCAATATTCAGCTCTCAGATAACGCCGTAAAATGGATTGTCGGTGGCGCGGTAGTGCTAGGTGCACTGTGGTTGATTCGTGAGCTATACAAAGACCAGAATCTTCAGCTGCCGAGCGAAGCTCAGACATTTTCGCGCCTTCCAGAATTACAGCCACAAAGTTTTGATGACATTCAATACGCACCTTCCATCAAAAAAGAAGTGGCAACGTTATTCGCCGTCAATCAATGCAGTGAAGCGGTGTTTAAGGCTGCTAAATGCCTGTTTGATCTTATCCGTAGTCGCAGCGGTGTGCATGATGCGGATGCGACGCATCTGATTGACAAAGCCTTTGGTAAGGATGGCCCTTTACAGTTTGAGGGTGTGACCGAGCCGCATATAAAAAATATCGGTTCTGGGCTAGTGGATGGCCTAAGGTTTATCGCAAAATTCTGCCGACGCATTCCTGCACATTCAAACCAAGAAATGCCTCCTCAGGCCGCGCTGATTCAAATCAACCTCATCTGCTGGTTTGCCGATCAAATCGAACAACACACCACTATTGATAAAACCTCTATATGTGTGGAGGTGGCGTGA
- a CDS encoding virulence RhuM family protein — MSSKKDLTLTDTQTPFILYGNDSEQIKVRVLLQNETIWLPQKGIAELFDTSADNISLHLKNIYADEELEENATSEEFSVVQNEGGRSVKRNLKFYNLDAIIAVGYRVNSKKATQFRIWATQVLKEFIKKGFVMDDERLKQGETTFGEDYFEELLERVRSIRTSERRIYQKITDIFAEISTDYDPKADITQNFYAMIQNKFHYAITGQTAAEIIDSKSDRNAPYAGLMTWKNAPKGRVLASDVTVAKNYLDEKHIKKLERTISSFFDYIENIIENRVAMTMADLAESVDKFLTFNEYDVLQGKGNISAPQAKKKALEEYKHFNKTQKIRSDFDALVEKSKGKKE; from the coding sequence ATGAGCTCTAAAAAAGACTTAACACTCACGGACACTCAAACGCCGTTCATTCTGTATGGCAATGATAGCGAGCAAATCAAGGTTCGGGTACTACTGCAAAATGAAACGATCTGGCTTCCTCAAAAGGGAATAGCGGAGCTATTTGATACCTCAGCCGATAATATCAGCCTGCATCTTAAAAACATCTATGCGGATGAGGAATTGGAAGAAAACGCAACTTCCGAGGAATTCTCGGTAGTTCAAAATGAGGGTGGGCGCAGCGTTAAACGCAATCTGAAGTTCTATAATCTCGACGCTATCATCGCGGTGGGCTACCGCGTTAATTCCAAAAAAGCGACGCAGTTCCGCATCTGGGCAACGCAGGTGCTCAAGGAGTTCATCAAAAAAGGCTTCGTGATGGACGATGAGCGCCTGAAACAGGGTGAAACCACCTTCGGTGAAGATTATTTTGAAGAATTACTGGAGCGCGTCCGCTCCATCCGCACCAGCGAGCGCCGCATTTATCAGAAGATCACCGATATATTCGCTGAAATCAGCACCGATTATGACCCAAAAGCGGATATCACGCAGAATTTCTATGCCATGATACAGAACAAGTTCCACTATGCCATTACCGGGCAGACGGCAGCGGAAATCATCGACAGCAAATCAGACCGCAATGCCCCTTATGCCGGATTGATGACATGGAAGAATGCGCCCAAAGGGCGCGTGTTGGCATCCGATGTGACGGTGGCGAAGAATTATCTGGATGAGAAACACATCAAGAAGCTGGAACGTACTATTTCCAGCTTCTTCGATTATATTGAAAACATCATCGAAAACCGCGTGGCGATGACCATGGCCGATCTGGCCGAGAGCGTCGATAAATTCCTGACTTTCAATGAATATGATGTGCTGCAAGGCAAAGGTAATATCAGCGCCCCGCAAGCCAAGAAAAAGGCATTGGAGGAATATAAGCACTTCAACAAAACCCAGAAGATTCGCTCAGATTTTGACGCGCTGGTGGAAAAATCAAAGGGGAAGAAGGAATGA
- a CDS encoding class I SAM-dependent DNA methyltransferase: MNNLEQEFLNELDSKLWKSADKLRSSMDAANYKHVVLGLIFLKYVSDAFEERQRDLVALFKDDRDDNIYHLPRDDYDSEDEYQAAINEELELTDYYKEKNVVWVPPHARWKYISETAALPIGTTLWQDASGSDLKLRSVSWLVDNALDEIEKTNPKLKGILNRISQYQLENDTLYGLISDVFSKTDFSNPEYKGQKLNLHSKDILGHVYEYFLGQFALAEGKQGGQYYTPKSIVTLIVEMLEPYDGRVYDPAMGSGGFFVSTDRFIESHSQEKHYKVSEQKKKISVYGQEANPTTWKLAAMNMVIRGIDFNFGKKNADTFLDNQHPDLRADYVMANPPFNIKDWWHPKLEGDARWNIAGQPPQGNANFAWLQHMLYHLSPKGSMALLLANGSMSSNTNNEGEIRGHLIEKDLVECMVALPGQLFTNTQIPACIWFLTKDKANGLRLDAKKRNRQGETLFIDARNMGFMKDRVLRDFTQDEINKIANTLHAWQMGDGYENEAGFCMSATQEDMKKHDFVLTPGRYVGAADQEEDLEPFAEKMARLTAQLKTQFTESDRLEGEIKKNLAGLGYEL; this comes from the coding sequence ATGAATAATCTCGAACAAGAATTCCTAAACGAGTTAGATAGCAAGCTCTGGAAATCAGCGGATAAATTGCGCTCTAGCATGGATGCGGCAAATTATAAGCATGTGGTTCTCGGCCTTATTTTCCTTAAATATGTCTCTGACGCGTTTGAAGAACGTCAACGGGACCTCGTGGCATTGTTCAAAGATGACCGCGATGATAACATCTACCATCTACCACGCGACGATTACGACAGCGAAGATGAATATCAAGCGGCTATCAACGAAGAATTAGAACTGACCGATTATTATAAAGAGAAAAACGTGGTGTGGGTTCCCCCTCATGCCCGATGGAAATACATTAGCGAAACTGCGGCACTGCCCATTGGCACTACATTATGGCAAGACGCGTCGGGTTCTGATTTGAAACTGCGCTCCGTTTCTTGGTTGGTCGACAATGCGCTTGATGAAATTGAAAAAACCAACCCAAAACTTAAAGGCATTCTAAACCGCATCAGTCAATACCAGCTAGAAAACGATACGCTATACGGGCTTATCAGCGATGTGTTCTCAAAAACGGATTTTAGCAATCCCGAATATAAGGGCCAAAAGCTCAACCTGCATAGCAAAGACATTCTTGGCCATGTGTATGAATATTTTCTCGGTCAGTTCGCATTAGCAGAAGGCAAACAAGGCGGGCAATATTACACTCCCAAAAGCATCGTAACTCTGATTGTTGAGATGTTGGAGCCTTACGATGGGCGCGTCTATGATCCCGCTATGGGTTCCGGTGGTTTCTTCGTGTCTACAGATCGTTTTATTGAGTCACACTCACAGGAAAAGCACTACAAAGTGTCGGAGCAAAAAAAGAAAATCTCTGTTTACGGCCAAGAAGCCAACCCCACCACATGGAAGCTCGCCGCCATGAATATGGTGATTCGCGGCATTGATTTTAACTTCGGCAAAAAGAACGCCGACACCTTCCTCGATAATCAGCACCCAGACCTTCGCGCTGATTATGTGATGGCTAATCCACCATTCAACATCAAAGACTGGTGGCACCCCAAGCTAGAAGGCGATGCGCGTTGGAATATTGCGGGCCAGCCACCGCAAGGTAACGCCAACTTCGCGTGGCTACAGCACATGCTCTATCATCTTTCACCAAAAGGTTCGATGGCGCTGCTACTCGCTAATGGCTCCATGAGCTCCAACACCAATAATGAAGGCGAAATTCGCGGCCACTTAATCGAAAAAGACTTGGTCGAATGTATGGTTGCGCTACCCGGGCAGCTTTTCACCAATACGCAAATTCCTGCCTGCATTTGGTTTCTCACGAAAGACAAGGCTAATGGCTTGCGCCTCGATGCTAAGAAGCGCAACCGCCAAGGCGAGACCCTATTCATCGATGCCCGCAACATGGGCTTTATGAAAGACCGTGTGTTGCGTGACTTCACACAAGATGAAATCAACAAAATCGCCAACACGCTACACGCATGGCAGATGGGCGATGGCTACGAGAATGAAGCAGGCTTCTGTATGTCTGCCACCCAAGAGGATATGAAAAAGCATGATTTTGTGCTCACCCCAGGACGTTATGTCGGTGCAGCAGATCAGGAGGAAGACTTAGAGCCCTTCGCCGAGAAAATGGCTCGTCTCACAGCGCAGCTCAAAACCCAATTCACAGAGAGCGACCGCTTGGAAGGGGAAATCAAAAAGAATCTAGCGGGGTTGGGATATGAGCTCTAA
- a CDS encoding helix-turn-helix domain-containing protein, with amino-acid sequence MIIAKEGQMTGEILTIKEVAAYLKLNEKTAYRLALHGEIPGFKVGGSWRFDKNDIQQWIEKSKKGGADE; translated from the coding sequence ATGATAATTGCAAAAGAGGGGCAGATGACCGGCGAGATACTAACCATTAAAGAAGTGGCAGCCTATCTTAAGCTTAATGAAAAGACGGCTTATAGGCTTGCTTTGCATGGCGAAATCCCTGGATTCAAAGTCGGTGGAAGCTGGCGGTTTGATAAAAATGATATCCAACAATGGATTGAAAAAAGTAAAAAAGGCGGCGCGGATGAATAA
- a CDS encoding alpha-ketoglutarate-dependent dioxygenase AlkB, with product MIILENVDDYQIFFGRRKLTVHTQQTQPSLFEEDAQKVLPDGLRYIPNFITPAEESTLLNNIDQQPWLNDLKRRVQHYGWKYDYTARRVDSTMRLGLLPNWLMDYCRRLYDEEHFPKLPDQVIINEYEPGQGIASHIDCVLCFEETIAALSLGSSCVMEFTNPDTSEKVAHMLEPRSLLISSGNARYQWKHGITARKTDKHEGQTIQRSRRISLTFRNVIINS from the coding sequence GTGATAATATTAGAAAATGTCGATGATTATCAGATATTTTTTGGTCGAAGAAAGTTAACAGTGCACACACAACAGACTCAACCCAGCTTATTTGAAGAGGATGCTCAGAAAGTGCTGCCTGATGGATTGCGCTATATCCCCAACTTCATCACCCCAGCTGAAGAATCCACCCTTCTCAATAACATCGACCAGCAGCCATGGCTCAATGATCTGAAACGGCGCGTGCAGCATTATGGTTGGAAGTATGATTATACCGCTCGGCGTGTGGACAGCACGATGCGGCTGGGGCTGTTACCGAATTGGCTGATGGATTATTGCCGCCGATTATACGATGAAGAGCATTTCCCCAAATTACCCGATCAGGTGATTATCAATGAATATGAGCCTGGTCAGGGCATTGCGTCACATATCGACTGCGTGCTGTGCTTTGAAGAAACCATTGCTGCACTGAGCCTGGGTTCGTCCTGTGTAATGGAATTCACCAACCCAGATACTAGTGAGAAAGTTGCCCATATGTTGGAACCGCGCAGTCTGCTTATCTCCTCAGGCAATGCCCGTTATCAATGGAAGCACGGGATTACAGCTCGTAAGACAGATAAACATGAAGGCCAAACTATCCAGCGCAGCAGACGTATTTCTCTGACGTTTCGGAATGTGATTATCAATTCATAA
- a CDS encoding DUF1376 domain-containing protein, protein MGKIPMQQWYLDAHISDTGTLTLEEQGAYRLLMDHLWIKGGHLPDNDKDVARLLRIPVKKWQKIKVRLSDYLLIYEGVITQKRLQKDYQSAIKKSAINAQNGGKGGRKTAENWKSTQANAVAKDGAVGGARRRTNGSGRHISDVLDQLELDP, encoded by the coding sequence ATGGGCAAAATTCCGATGCAGCAATGGTATCTTGATGCGCATATTTCCGACACCGGCACGCTGACGCTGGAGGAGCAAGGGGCGTATCGCCTGCTGATGGATCACCTGTGGATAAAAGGTGGTCACCTGCCGGACAACGATAAAGACGTTGCACGATTGCTGCGTATTCCGGTGAAAAAATGGCAGAAAATCAAGGTTCGATTGAGTGACTACTTGCTCATTTATGAAGGCGTTATCACACAAAAACGACTACAAAAAGACTATCAAAGTGCGATTAAAAAGAGCGCAATCAACGCACAAAATGGCGGCAAAGGTGGACGTAAAACGGCAGAAAACTGGAAAAGCACTCAAGCGAACGCTGTAGCGAAAGATGGCGCTGTCGGTGGAGCAAGGCGGCGCACCAACGGCTCAGGGCGACATATAAGCGACGTACTCGACCAGCTAGAACTAGACCCATAA
- a CDS encoding helix-turn-helix domain-containing protein gives MQLTKEDLLKECLLTRKQAAEFLGVKEHTLAVWACNKRYTLPYVKVGRLVKYRYSDLLAFVDARTENIELPDGV, from the coding sequence ATGCAATTAACCAAAGAAGATTTATTGAAGGAATGCCTGCTCACCCGTAAACAGGCGGCAGAGTTTTTAGGCGTGAAGGAGCACACGCTAGCGGTGTGGGCGTGCAATAAGCGCTATACCTTGCCATATGTAAAAGTCGGGCGGCTGGTGAAATACCGCTATTCGGATCTGCTGGCGTTTGTCGATGCGCGTACCGAGAATATCGAACTGCCAGATGGGGTGTAG